A stretch of the Archangium violaceum genome encodes the following:
- a CDS encoding glycosyl hydrolase family 18 protein produces the protein MRQSRKFFVSALLGSLVACGGQEPQTSSNTQSQELAASAAGLTATLNASSSWEGGFNGVVTIKNTTSSPITDWAVTLKFNGNAAISGSPWGAGGSATRGSDGSWTLLPNTWGGNVVPANGSVTVTFSGTGTYTGVSSCTINGYACDGSQPHPGDDTTPPTVGLSASPTNLTSAGSVSLSAPASDNVGVAKVEFYRNGTLLSTDTSSPFSASDAFNSSTQNGTYGYTARAYDAAGNTTTSSVANVTVNITGEPPPPGGRMYIGYASSWNTSINDLTTANIPSYYTHLNLSFVRPNTAYQRGSYEFDQAVAGLEFFEGATTNTGQKKFTPEQARTLINNIRALRARGTQVWLSVGGWSYSQGSQWAEFSAPHVVDLAQDLEVDGIDIDWESSGSSCNKLPAAQFSCSKDGEIANIITSLDSTIRARGLKLGISIAGWSTGAYYVAGTPFEEGKVQWGSPFGGTMYNVVKNHGNKLHHINLMSYDGGDYYDPREGYESYRAIYSGPIAMGLEIAPEGAGGATLKLNAEPGTVYDAEMLTGQNNMATKYYNVETLATYIKNKGKPTDGMMVWQIWKERVHATPPAGAATVNATGQKVCQILGITSNCNQSLPELPKY, from the coding sequence ATGCGTCAGTCGAGGAAGTTCTTTGTCAGTGCCCTGTTGGGCTCTCTGGTCGCCTGTGGCGGCCAGGAGCCGCAGACGTCGAGCAATACCCAGAGCCAGGAGCTCGCGGCCTCCGCCGCCGGATTGACGGCCACCCTCAACGCCAGCTCCAGCTGGGAGGGTGGCTTCAATGGGGTGGTGACGATCAAGAACACCACCAGCAGTCCGATTACGGACTGGGCCGTCACCCTCAAGTTCAACGGCAACGCCGCGATCAGTGGCTCCCCCTGGGGCGCTGGCGGCTCCGCCACCCGGGGGAGCGACGGCTCATGGACCCTCCTCCCCAACACCTGGGGCGGCAATGTCGTGCCCGCCAACGGCAGCGTGACCGTGACCTTCTCGGGGACGGGGACCTACACGGGGGTGAGCAGCTGCACCATCAACGGGTATGCCTGTGATGGAAGCCAGCCTCATCCCGGCGACGACACCACGCCTCCCACGGTCGGTCTCTCGGCCAGCCCGACCAACCTCACGAGCGCGGGCAGCGTGAGCCTTTCGGCTCCGGCGAGCGACAACGTGGGCGTGGCCAAGGTCGAGTTCTACAGGAATGGCACCCTGCTGAGCACGGATACCTCCAGCCCCTTCAGCGCCTCGGACGCGTTCAACTCCAGCACCCAGAATGGCACCTATGGCTATACGGCCAGGGCCTATGACGCCGCGGGGAACACCACCACCTCCAGCGTGGCGAACGTCACCGTCAACATCACCGGCGAGCCGCCTCCTCCCGGAGGGAGGATGTACATCGGGTATGCCAGCAGCTGGAACACGAGCATCAACGATCTGACGACCGCGAACATCCCCAGCTACTACACGCACCTGAACCTCTCCTTCGTGCGGCCGAACACGGCCTACCAGAGGGGCTCGTACGAGTTCGATCAGGCCGTGGCGGGTCTCGAGTTCTTCGAGGGCGCCACGACGAACACCGGGCAGAAGAAGTTCACCCCGGAGCAGGCGCGGACGCTCATCAACAACATCCGGGCGCTGCGCGCACGTGGAACGCAGGTGTGGCTCTCGGTTGGAGGATGGAGCTACAGCCAGGGCAGCCAGTGGGCGGAGTTCAGCGCGCCGCACGTCGTCGACCTGGCGCAGGACCTCGAGGTCGATGGAATCGACATCGATTGGGAGTCGAGCGGGAGCAGCTGCAACAAGCTCCCGGCGGCTCAGTTCAGCTGCAGCAAGGATGGGGAGATCGCCAACATCATCACGAGCCTGGACAGCACCATCCGGGCCCGGGGCCTGAAGCTGGGAATCTCGATCGCGGGCTGGTCGACGGGCGCCTACTACGTGGCGGGGACGCCGTTCGAGGAGGGCAAGGTGCAGTGGGGCTCGCCCTTCGGCGGAACGATGTACAACGTGGTGAAGAACCACGGGAACAAGCTCCACCACATCAACCTCATGTCCTACGACGGCGGCGACTACTACGACCCCCGTGAAGGCTATGAGTCCTACCGGGCCATCTACAGCGGGCCCATCGCCATGGGACTGGAGATCGCCCCGGAGGGCGCGGGTGGCGCGACGTTGAAGCTCAACGCGGAGCCCGGCACCGTCTACGACGCCGAGATGCTCACGGGGCAGAACAACATGGCGACGAAGTATTACAACGTCGAGACGCTCGCCACGTACATCAAGAACAAGGGCAAGCCCACCGACGGAATGATGGTGTGGCAGATCTGGAAGGAGCGCGTCCACGCCACTCCGCCCGCGGGCGCGGCCACGGTGAACGCCACCGGCCAGAAGGTCTGCCAGATCCTCGGCATCACCAGCAACTGCAACCAGAGCCTGCCCGAGCTGCCGAAGTACTAG
- a CDS encoding sugar ABC transporter permease codes for MSTNTVGQYARDPRLIADAPGLKGVVDSYRRRLSQGELGSLPVMVGLVVIWLIFYLSNERFLSPVNLTNLMLQISAMGTISVGLVLVLLLGEIDLSAGAVSGLAAAVMAMLSVKHQLPGVPSLLVGLGAGAAVGLFHGLWFTRMRVPTFVVTLAGQLGWQGALLYVLGDTGTVNLNDDLIVSLTGTFFSPGIAWALTVLAIGVLAAVMLNGRRRRAKAGLPLAPWRSTLVAVGAPSAVLVAAMTVFTMDRGLPLAVVIFVGLVLMLELMLRNTRFGRHTFAVGGNAEAARRAGISVPGIRTTIFMLASSLAACGGILAASRLMAVNQSSGSGDVLLNAIAAAVIGGTSLFGGRGSAWSALLGALVIGSISNGMDLLALSSSVKFMVTGGVLLVAASIDALSRKGRQASGRA; via the coding sequence ATGAGCACCAACACGGTCGGTCAGTACGCCAGGGATCCTCGGCTCATCGCCGATGCCCCTGGTCTCAAGGGGGTCGTGGATTCCTACCGGCGCCGGTTGTCGCAGGGTGAGCTGGGCAGCCTGCCCGTCATGGTGGGCCTGGTCGTCATCTGGCTCATCTTCTACCTGTCCAACGAGCGGTTCCTCTCTCCGGTCAACCTCACCAACCTGATGCTGCAGATCTCCGCCATGGGCACCATCTCGGTGGGCCTGGTGCTGGTGCTGCTGCTGGGGGAGATCGACCTGTCGGCCGGCGCGGTGAGCGGGCTGGCGGCGGCGGTGATGGCCATGCTCAGCGTCAAGCACCAGCTGCCGGGCGTGCCCTCGCTGCTGGTGGGGCTCGGCGCGGGAGCGGCGGTGGGCTTGTTCCACGGCCTGTGGTTCACGCGGATGCGCGTGCCCACCTTCGTGGTCACCCTGGCGGGCCAGCTCGGATGGCAGGGCGCGCTGCTGTACGTGCTGGGGGACACGGGCACGGTCAACCTCAATGACGATCTGATCGTCTCCCTGACGGGGACCTTCTTCTCGCCGGGCATCGCCTGGGCGCTGACGGTCCTGGCCATCGGTGTCCTGGCTGCGGTGATGCTGAACGGCCGGCGGCGCCGGGCGAAGGCGGGGCTGCCCCTTGCTCCCTGGCGTTCCACGCTGGTCGCCGTGGGGGCCCCCTCCGCGGTGCTGGTGGCGGCGATGACGGTGTTCACGATGGACCGCGGGCTGCCGCTGGCCGTGGTCATCTTCGTGGGACTGGTGCTGATGCTGGAGCTGATGCTGCGGAACACGCGCTTCGGGCGTCACACCTTCGCGGTGGGTGGTAACGCGGAGGCCGCGCGCCGGGCGGGCATCTCGGTGCCGGGCATCCGGACGACCATCTTCATGCTGGCCTCGAGCCTGGCCGCTTGTGGAGGCATCCTGGCGGCCTCCCGCCTCATGGCGGTCAACCAGTCCTCGGGCAGCGGAGACGTCCTGCTGAACGCCATCGCGGCGGCGGTCATCGGCGGAACCAGCCTCTTCGGCGGGCGCGGCTCGGCGTGGTCGGCCCTGCTGGGCGCGCTGGTCATCGGCTCCATTTCCAACGGAATGGATCTGCTCGCGCTCTCGTCCTCCGTGAAGTTCATGGTGACGGGCGGCGTGCTGCTGGTGGCCGCGTCCATCGACGCGCTCTCCCGCAAGGGACGGCAGGCGTCGGGTCGGGCGTAG
- a CDS encoding ATP-binding cassette domain-containing protein — MPSTALLELKGISKRFGAVQALSQVDFETYPGEVVALVGDNGAGKSTLIKIISGILPIDEGQAFFEGKPVTLDGPKSASGLGIATVYQDLALCDNLDVVGNLFLGRELKSRGLGGMLGWLDETAMEQEATELLQKLAVSIPSVRTQVAALSGGQRQSIAVARSMMGSPKMVLLDEPTAALGVAQTRQVLDLIRRLREQGLGVVVISHNLADVFSVADRIIVMRLGRRVATFDVKSAKEVEVVSAITGLRAAEVSHSVAKEAR, encoded by the coding sequence ATGCCATCGACCGCACTGCTGGAGCTGAAGGGGATTTCCAAGCGTTTCGGAGCCGTCCAGGCGCTCAGCCAGGTGGACTTCGAGACCTATCCGGGGGAGGTCGTCGCCCTGGTCGGAGACAACGGGGCCGGGAAGTCGACCCTCATCAAGATCATCTCCGGCATCCTCCCCATTGACGAGGGGCAGGCCTTCTTCGAGGGCAAGCCCGTGACACTGGACGGACCGAAGAGCGCCTCGGGGCTCGGGATCGCGACCGTGTACCAGGACCTCGCGCTTTGCGACAACCTGGACGTGGTGGGCAACCTGTTCCTGGGCCGCGAGCTCAAGTCCAGGGGTCTGGGAGGGATGCTGGGCTGGTTGGATGAGACGGCCATGGAGCAGGAGGCGACGGAGCTGCTCCAGAAGCTGGCGGTGAGCATCCCCAGCGTGCGGACCCAGGTGGCGGCGCTGTCCGGTGGACAGCGGCAGTCCATCGCGGTGGCTCGCTCGATGATGGGCTCGCCCAAGATGGTGTTGTTGGACGAGCCCACCGCCGCACTCGGTGTGGCGCAGACCCGTCAGGTGCTGGATCTCATCCGCCGGCTCCGCGAGCAGGGGCTCGGCGTGGTGGTCATCAGCCACAACCTGGCGGATGTGTTCTCGGTGGCCGACCGCATCATCGTGATGCGGCTCGGCCGTCGGGTGGCGACGTTCGATGTGAAGAGCGCGAAGGAAGTGGAAGTCGTCTCGGCGATCACCGGCCTGCGTGCGGCCGAGGTGTCCCATTCCGTGGCAAAGGAGGCGCGATGA